CTGCTGGACGGCAACGTGGAGGCCGAAGGCAAGCCGTTCTTCTCGGTGGGTGGCACCGCCGTCACCGTTGACGGAAACCTGTACGCCTATGCCGTGGACAACTCCGGGGACGAACGGTTTTCGCTGCGGATCAAGGACCTGCGCACCGGTGAACTGCTCCCGGACGTCATCGAAAACATCTTTTACGGGGTTTCCTTCTCCCCGGACGGCTCCCGCCTGTTCTACACGGTGGTGGATGAGTCCTGGCGTCCCTACCAGGTGAAGTCCCACGTCCTGGGCACGCCTGTTGCCGAGGACGCGGTGGTGTACCAGGAGGACGATCCCGCCATGTGGCTGGGCTTCGAGCTTTCCGCCGACCGGCGCTACCTGGTGCTGGGCATCGGGTGCTCCGAGTACAGCGAAACCAGGCTGCTCCGGTTTGACGACCCCGCCGGAACAGTCAGCACTGTGATTTCCCGGGATGAGAGGATCCTCTACGAGGCCGAACCCTTCCTGCTCGACGGGCAGGAAAAAATCCTGCTCACGCACAACCGCGGCGCCATCAACTCCATGGTTTCCCTGGCGGACCCAGCCGAGCTGCAAAAGCCGCTGGCCGAACAGGCCTGGCAGACCGTCGTCGAACATTCCGACGACGTGCGGGTCAACGGCGCCGGCGTCACCGCTACCCACCTCATCGTGTCCATCCGGAAGGACACCATCGAGCGGGTGCAAGTGATGGGGTTGGCCGGGCTGGGCACGCCCGCGCAGCAGGAGCCTGTGGAGCCGGCCTTCGACGAGGAGCTCTACACCGCCGGGGTGGGCGGCTCGGATTACGAGGCCCCCGTGATCCGTCTCGGCTACACGTCCTACTTCACGCCGTCGCGGATCTACGACTTCGTCCTGCCCACCCCGGCGCGGCCGGCCGGCGAGCTGCTGCTGCGCAAGGAAAGCCCGGTGCTGGGCGGCTACGACGGCAGCGACTACATCGCCACCCGTGAATGGGCGACGGCGGCGGACGGCACGCGCATCCCGCTGTCCGTTTTGCGGCACAAGGGCATCAAACAGGATTCGACGGCGGCCGGCCTGGTCTACGGCTACGGCTCCTATGAGATGAGCATGGACCCGGGCTTCGGCATTGCCCGGTTGTCGCTGCTGGACCGCGGCGTGGTGTTCGTGATTGCGCACATCCGCGGCGGCGGTGAGCTGGGCCGGCACTGGTATGAGGACGGCAAGAAGCTCACGAAGAAGAACACCTTCACCGACTTCGTAGACGCCACGGACTGGCTGGCAAACTCCGGCTGGGTGGATCCCTCCCGCATCGCTGCCCTGGGCGGCTCGGCGGGCGGACTCCTCATGGGTGCCGTGGCCAACATGGCGCCGGAAAAGTATGCGGCCATCGTGGCCCAGGTGCCGTTCGTGGATCCGCTCACCAGCATCCTGGACCCGGACCTGCCGCTGTCAGCCCTGGAGTGGGAGGAATGGGGCAACCCCATCACCGATCCCCAGGCTTACGCCTACATGAAGTCCTACTCCCCCTATGAGAACGTGCGGGAGGTGGCCTACCCCAAGATCGCAGCCGTGACGTCCTTCAATGACACCCGTGTCCTCTACGTGGAGCCGGCCAAGTGGGTGCAGGAACTGCGGAACAAGACCGCAGGGTCCGAGCCGATTGTTATGAAGATCGAGATGGACGGCGGCCACGGCGGCGCGTCCGGCCGGTACGTGCAGTGGCGCGAACGGGCCTGGGACTACGCGTTCATCGCCGACGCCCTGGGCGCGGTGGACCTGCTTCCGGGGGCGGGGCTCAAGTAGCTCCTGCATCCGCATACCTGAAAAAGCTAACCATGCTTACTATTGGGGAGCACGTGTTTTCCGGTTGCCAACACCAGAGGAGCAGGCATGTCATTGAGCAAGGGAACCCGCGTGGAGTGGAACACCTCGCAGGGCAAGACGCACGGCAGGATCGTGGAAAAGAAAACCAGCGACTTCGAGCTCGACGGCAACACCCACCGCGCCAGCGAGGATGAACCGCAGTACGTGGTGGAATCGGACAAGACAGGCGCTCGGGCAGCGCACAAGGCGTCCGCGCTGACCGAGAAGAAGTAGCGGCGTGGCTGCCCAGCACGAGGTAGTGATCATCGGCGGCGGCAATGCCGGGATCTCCCTGGCGGCCCGGCTGCAGCGCTACGGCGTCAAGGACGTGGCGGTGGTCGAGCCCCAGGACCACCACCTCTTCCAGCCCCTGTTCTCGCATATCGCCGGCGGCCGGGCACAGGCCCAGGAAGCAGTCCGGAGCCAGGAGTCGGTCATCCCCCAGGGCGTCACCTGGATCCGGGATGCGGCCGTGGGGGTGGCTGCGAAAGCCAATACGGTCAGTCTCGAGTCAGGGTCTTCGGTAGCTTACGGGCAGCTGGTGGTGTGCCCGGGGCTCCAGTATGACTGGGATCGGGTGCCGGGCCTGCTCGATGCCGTGCACTCCCCGTACGGCGCCTCCCATTACGAGTTCGAACTGGCCCCCAAAGCCTGGTCACTGCTCAGCGCCATGCGCTCCGGCACGGCAGTCTTCACCATGCCGGCCGGGCCGATCAAATGCGGGGGCGCCGCGCAGAAACCCATGTACCTCGCGTGTGACTACTGGCGCGGGCAGGGGGTGCTGGACAAGATCCGCGTGGTCATGGTGCAGCCATACCCCACCGTGTTCGGGGTGCCGGAGGTGGACCGGGAACTGGACCGCAAGATCGCCGAGTACGGGATCGAGCTGCGCACCAACAGCGAACTTGTGGCCGTGAGCCCGGCCGGCCGCAGGGCCACCATCCGGAACAACGCCGCCAACACCACCGAGGACCTGACGTACGACGTCCTCAATGCCGTTCCGCCGCAGTCGGCCCCGGACTGGCTCAAGGCTACGGACCTGCCCGCCGCGGGGGACGCAGGCGGCTTCGTTGAGGTGGACCGCCAGACTCTCCGGCACCTCCGGTACCCCAACGTGTGGTCCCTGGGCGACGCCGCCGGCACCACCAACTCCAAGTCGGGCGGATCACTCCGCAAGCAGGTCAAGGTGGTGGCAAAGAACCTGGTGGCAGCACGGAAGGGAAAGCCGCTGCGGGCCAAGTACAACGGCTACTCGGTGTGCCCGTTCACCGTGTCACGGGACACCGTGGTGTTCGCCGAATTCGACGACCGGTACCGGCCCATGCCCACCATCCCCCGGCTGCCCACGTGGAATGAAAGCAAGCTGTCCTGGGTGCTGGACCGCGACATCTTCCCGAAAATCTACTGGAACCTGATCCTCAAGGGACGGGCGTAACGCTAGCCGCGGGAGCCAATACGCCACTCATCGGCAAGGATCGAGTAGATGAGCTCGGTGGCCCACTGGCCTTTGTAGTGCCATTTATCGATGTGCCGCGCTTCCAGCCGCATTCCCAGCCTGCTGCACAGTGCCGCCGACGCTCCGTTGAGTTCGTCCAGGCGCGCCTCAATCCGGTGCATGCCCAGCTCCTCGAAGCCAAGGCGCAAGACGGCCTGGGCGGCTTCCGTGCCATAGCCCTTGCCGCGGGCTCCCGGCGCCAGGGTCCAGCCGACCTCGCCCTGCCCGCGTCCCGGCAGCCATTTGAGCACCACTTCGCCCTGCAGCCCGGGCTCGTCCGCCGCTTCGATGGCAAGGGCCACCCAGTCCCCCTCCTTCTCGAAGGCGAAGTTGGCGTACCAGCCCACCCGCTCCATCGACTGGGTGTAGGTCTTGGCGGGACCGGGAAGGTACCGGGCGGTCTCCGGCAGCGAGTGGTAGGCGTGGAAGGCGTCCAGGTCGCCGCCGTCAAAGCGGCGCAGGACCAGCCGGTCGGTGCGGATGGGAAGGGAAATCGCCGGCATGCGTTTTAGCGGGCGGCACTGACGACGGCGGCCGTCGCCTCGGCGATGGCGCGCTCCTCATCCGTGGGTACCACCAGGACGGGAATGGCGGAGGACGGGGTGGAAATCACGCGCGGCTCCTTTGACCGCTCAGCGTTCAGGCCGCCGTCGAGCTCTATGCCCAGGGCGCCCAGGCGGTCCGCTACCTGGGCCCGGAACTCCTTCGAGTTTTCCCCAATCCCGGCCGTGAACACCAACGCCTTGGCCCCGCCCACCGCAACGTGGTAGCCGCCGATGTACTTGGCAAGGCGGTAGGAGGCCACGGCGAGGGCCATGGCTGCGCGCTCGTCGCCGGCCTCGGAGGCCTCCACCACGGAGCGCATGTCATTGTGGCCGGCCAGGCCTTTGAGGCCCGACTCGCGGTTCAGCATGGTGTCCAGGTCCTCGGGCGTCCAGCCGGCGCGGCCCAGGAACACCAGGATGGAGGGGTCCAGGTCGCCGGAGCGGGTTCCCATCACCAGGCCCTCAAGCGGGGTGAAGCCCATGGAAGTGTCCACGGAGCGTCCACCGCGGATCGCCGTCACGGAGGCGCCGTTGCCCAGGTGGGCGATGACGGCGTCGAACTCCTCGACGGGAAGGTCCAGCAGCGCGGCCGACCGGCGCGCAACATACTCGTTGGAGGTGCCGTGGAAGCCGTAGCGGCGGATGCCGTGGTTGGTGTAGAGCTCGTCCGGGACCGCATACCGCCAGGCATATTCGGGCAGGGTGCGGTGGAAAGCGGTGTCGAAGACTGCAACCTGCGGCATTTTGGGCCACTTCCTGGTGATGGCGCGGATACCCAGGACATTGGCGGGGTTGTGCAGCGGGGCCAGCGGGTTGAGCCGTTCGATGGCGCGCGTGATTTCGTTGTCCACCAGCACGGGTTCCGCAAACCGCTCGCCGCCGTGGACCACCCGGTGCCCCACCGCCCCCAGTTCGAGGTCGCCCAGTTCCTGGTGGATGGCCGCGTCCACCTGCTCCAACGCCTCCGCGTGGTCCCGCGGGCCCACCATTTCGCCATCCCCGCCGCCGCCGTTGCCCACGCCGATCTTCTCAATCAGCCCCTCGGTGAGGACGGTCCCGGCGGCCACGTCCCGGACCTGGTACTTCAGCGACGAGGAACCGGAATTGATGACGAGCACGAGCATGCGGGGCCTCCTCAGCCTGGCGTCTGCAGTTCAACCCCACTATAGGTTGTGCGGCTAACGGTCGGTCAGCAGCAGCGTGTTGCCGTCCGGGTCCTTGGCGGTGAAGAAGAGGCAGACGTCCGGGGCGCCTGCGATGGCGCCGACCGCAACCCCGTTTTCCGCGAGCCTGGTGCGCGTTTTCTCGAGGTCGTCAACCAGGAAGTTGCAGGTTGCCCAGGCAAGGCCAGGCTGGGCTCTGATGCCGCTGTCCGGGCCCATGAGGGTCACCGATGCCGTTCCTCCCCCGCTGAGCACGGCGGAAAAGGTGTTGGCTTCCGCGATGGTGAGGCCAAGCGTGCGGCTGTACCACTCGGCTGCGGCCTGCGGATTCCGGACGGGGATGAAGGCGGTGGTGATGGCTGTACCGGGCATGACTGCGATGGTAGTCCACCCCTCCGACAGGAAGGGACCCGTCGCCGTCGTTGGCCCAATTCCTGCCCTGACCTGCGGCACTGATAAAGCTTTCGCTGCAGCGTCCTGGCAGGCTTGCCAAAAGATCATCAGCATGCTTACTATCGATGTAGTCGATCGGAAACGGCTGCGAACGGAATAGCGAAAAAGGTGCGCTCAGCGAACGGGGCGCACCCTTTCCGTGCCGCTTGTGGCGG
This window of the Pseudarthrobacter defluvii genome carries:
- a CDS encoding S9 family peptidase — translated: MTSTSLQDSTGTAIPAPPVAKKIPTERTHHGETFVDNYEWLRGKESQEVVEHLRAENAYQEAVTAHQEPLREAIFQEIKGRTQETDLSVPHRKDGWWYFSRSAEGKEYGIHCRVKAQDTGDKVADWTPPHVEAGVGIPGEEILLDGNVEAEGKPFFSVGGTAVTVDGNLYAYAVDNSGDERFSLRIKDLRTGELLPDVIENIFYGVSFSPDGSRLFYTVVDESWRPYQVKSHVLGTPVAEDAVVYQEDDPAMWLGFELSADRRYLVLGIGCSEYSETRLLRFDDPAGTVSTVISRDERILYEAEPFLLDGQEKILLTHNRGAINSMVSLADPAELQKPLAEQAWQTVVEHSDDVRVNGAGVTATHLIVSIRKDTIERVQVMGLAGLGTPAQQEPVEPAFDEELYTAGVGGSDYEAPVIRLGYTSYFTPSRIYDFVLPTPARPAGELLLRKESPVLGGYDGSDYIATREWATAADGTRIPLSVLRHKGIKQDSTAAGLVYGYGSYEMSMDPGFGIARLSLLDRGVVFVIAHIRGGGELGRHWYEDGKKLTKKNTFTDFVDATDWLANSGWVDPSRIAALGGSAGGLLMGAVANMAPEKYAAIVAQVPFVDPLTSILDPDLPLSALEWEEWGNPITDPQAYAYMKSYSPYENVREVAYPKIAAVTSFNDTRVLYVEPAKWVQELRNKTAGSEPIVMKIEMDGGHGGASGRYVQWRERAWDYAFIADALGAVDLLPGAGLK
- a CDS encoding DUF2945 domain-containing protein, which gives rise to MSLSKGTRVEWNTSQGKTHGRIVEKKTSDFELDGNTHRASEDEPQYVVESDKTGARAAHKASALTEKK
- a CDS encoding NAD(P)/FAD-dependent oxidoreductase, whose product is MAAQHEVVIIGGGNAGISLAARLQRYGVKDVAVVEPQDHHLFQPLFSHIAGGRAQAQEAVRSQESVIPQGVTWIRDAAVGVAAKANTVSLESGSSVAYGQLVVCPGLQYDWDRVPGLLDAVHSPYGASHYEFELAPKAWSLLSAMRSGTAVFTMPAGPIKCGGAAQKPMYLACDYWRGQGVLDKIRVVMVQPYPTVFGVPEVDRELDRKIAEYGIELRTNSELVAVSPAGRRATIRNNAANTTEDLTYDVLNAVPPQSAPDWLKATDLPAAGDAGGFVEVDRQTLRHLRYPNVWSLGDAAGTTNSKSGGSLRKQVKVVAKNLVAARKGKPLRAKYNGYSVCPFTVSRDTVVFAEFDDRYRPMPTIPRLPTWNESKLSWVLDRDIFPKIYWNLILKGRA
- a CDS encoding GNAT family N-acetyltransferase; translation: MPAISLPIRTDRLVLRRFDGGDLDAFHAYHSLPETARYLPGPAKTYTQSMERVGWYANFAFEKEGDWVALAIEAADEPGLQGEVVLKWLPGRGQGEVGWTLAPGARGKGYGTEAAQAVLRLGFEELGMHRIEARLDELNGASAALCSRLGMRLEARHIDKWHYKGQWATELIYSILADEWRIGSRG
- a CDS encoding acetate kinase, whose translation is MLVLVINSGSSSLKYQVRDVAAGTVLTEGLIEKIGVGNGGGGDGEMVGPRDHAEALEQVDAAIHQELGDLELGAVGHRVVHGGERFAEPVLVDNEITRAIERLNPLAPLHNPANVLGIRAITRKWPKMPQVAVFDTAFHRTLPEYAWRYAVPDELYTNHGIRRYGFHGTSNEYVARRSAALLDLPVEEFDAVIAHLGNGASVTAIRGGRSVDTSMGFTPLEGLVMGTRSGDLDPSILVFLGRAGWTPEDLDTMLNRESGLKGLAGHNDMRSVVEASEAGDERAAMALAVASYRLAKYIGGYHVAVGGAKALVFTAGIGENSKEFRAQVADRLGALGIELDGGLNAERSKEPRVISTPSSAIPVLVVPTDEERAIAEATAAVVSAAR
- a CDS encoding VOC family protein; the protein is MPGTAITTAFIPVRNPQAAAEWYSRTLGLTIAEANTFSAVLSGGGTASVTLMGPDSGIRAQPGLAWATCNFLVDDLEKTRTRLAENGVAVGAIAGAPDVCLFFTAKDPDGNTLLLTDR